The Xyrauchen texanus isolate HMW12.3.18 chromosome 4, RBS_HiC_50CHRs, whole genome shotgun sequence genome segment GTACTAGGGGAAGAGGATACCGGAACTTTACAGTAATCCTGTTGAGGGagcgataatcaatgcaggggcggAGGCCTCTGTCCTTCTTAGCCACAAAGAAGAAGCTTGAGGCAGCAGGGGACGTGGAAGGACAGATGTAACCTTGGGATAGAGCCTTCTTGATGTACTCCTCCATGGCGGTCTGTTCTGGGATAGAGAGGTGGTAGATCTTACCTCTGGGCAGCGGTTCGCCTGGAAAGAGGTCGATGGCGCAGCCCCAGGGTCGGTGAGGTGGTAATCGTGAGGCCTGAAGGGGACAGAAAACGTCCTGGAAGTGAGAGTAGCAGGAGGGAATCTCTACAGACTGTGAGCTGGTCGGGCTCTCGATCGTGGTGGTGTTCAAATTGACCAGGGGTTCCTTGGAAGTAAGAAGGCGCTGAGGAATGGGAAGTTTAGGAAAGCAGGTGGGGAAGCATTGGGCTCCCCACTTCAGAACATCACCAGATGACCAGCAGATGACAGGGGAGTGACGGATGAGCCAGGGTCGGCCTAGGATGATATCAGTAGTGGAATTGTCGAGTACCAGGAAGGTGATCTCCTCCGCATGCAGGCATCCAGTATGAAGCTTGATGGGTCCGACCCAGTGACGGATTTATCCCCTACCTAAGGGTTTTCCATTTATGGTTTGGATCTGTAGGTGGGGCTCGCAGGACCTCTTTTGGAGATGGAGCTGGTGGCAGAGGGCATCGGAGATGAAGTTGCCGGCTGACCCAGATTCGAGGATTGCGGGTACTGAGAAAGAGAGATCAGAGGCAATAAGTGAAACATTAGTTAAGAGTGGAGAGGAACAGACTCTCGGAGTGTGTAAGTAACTCACCAAAGGGCGAGGAGGTCGAATGGGACACACAGAGATCATGTGTCCCTCTTTACCACAGTACAGGCACAACCTCTGGGTCAACTGGCGTTGGCGCTCTGCTGGGGACAGGCGGTAGGAGTCCGGCTGCATGACATCACTGTCAGGCTCAGAGGAATGTGTAGAGGGTGGTTTAGCGGCAGCCAGAGGATGTGGTAAAACGGGCAGCTCCGCAAGACAAGACCTCATATGATTAGCCACTCGGATAGAGAGTCGGATGAAACGTTCAAGACCCATAGTGTCGTCAAAGGAGGAGAGGTGTAAGCGCAGTCGAGGTTCCAACCCCAGGCGATAAATATTGAGGAGGGCAGACTCATTCCATCCGCTGGAAGCTGCTAGTGTGCGGAATTTCTGGGCATACTCGTTGATTGAACTTTTTCCTTGACGGAGATTAAATAGTTGCTCACCAAGCGATGTATCCCCTGCAGGAAATCCAAAAACTTCCCAGAAGTGTTGTGTGAAACTGTCAAAGGATTGGGTCACAGGGCTATTCGTATCCCAGAGCGGTTGGGCCCATTGCAGCGCTTGTCCTGTTAACAAAGAGATCACAAAGGCCACTTTAGAACGGTCAGTGGAAAAACAATGTGCTTGCATCTCAATCGCCAAAGAACACTGGGTTAAAAAACCACTGCAGTACTCCGCCACTCCGGAGTAGGGCGCTGGCTTGGCAACGGGTGTCGCGGAATAACCCGGCGAAGAAATTGCGGAAGCGCTGGTAGCTaatggaggtgcagagggatCGGGTCCTGCCAGGTTCATGATTATCTTGTAGGTCTGGTCTTCtgtaacagatactcagactcgatggtagtgttaaacccggaggtgtagtttattgagaAAGAGTGGGGAgcgggtaaacctgggtgatgactgctgtGCGCTAGATAGCAGgcaaacctgggtgatgactgcagttcgctggatagtgggtaaacctgggtgatgactgcagttcactggatagcgggtaaacctgggtgatgactgcagttcgctggatagcgagtaaacctgggtgatgactgcagttcgctggatagcgagtaaacctgggtgatgactgcagttcgctggatagcgagtaaacctgggtgatgactgcattTAGGCTGGATagcgagtaaacctgggtgatgactgcagttcgctggatagcgggtaaacctgggtgatgactgcagttcgctggatagcgggtAAACAGGAACTAGACGAAGGAGCAGTAGAGCTTGGATCAAGAATACGTAGGAGCGTTGGAGAGGCGAACCAGGAAGGTAACGAAGTGTCTCCAGGAGGAAGCAGGTAAGGGAGTCTGTGATCGCCGTTgagaccagacaaagagtgaTAGGAGAGTGGGGCTTAAATACTGTGAGGTTGATGAATGTGGGAACGagcttcaggtgcaggtgattagaatTCGGGAGAGGGAGATCGTGGGGTGTGAGTTCTGGGAGTGTCAAGAGGAACTGTGACAAAAGTGGGCAATTAAATAATGTAACAAACTTATACAGTGATACAAATTAAAATAGCAATGCACAGTGTTTATTATTTAGCTTTATGAATGGAAAAACCAAGAAAATACACAAAGtggagattttttaaataaaatattactttaCAAGTTACATCAGTTTTTGGTAGTCTGTTGCAGaagttaaaaatacataattatattaCTGACTAGTTTTGAACACTTGTTCAAAAGTCAAGCTCGGTAAGTGTAAAAACAACTGAATGTAATTATAATGCGAATTGTTTCATGGTGCCCATATCATGGCATGCGGTGCAGTGCTCTTTTGATGAGATTTTGGGTAAAGTTCGACTCGGCATTCAAGCATTTGCGCTTTGCACTCTTCAGGGTGACActggaaataaaaaaaggaaagctGAGCTGAATGTGTCAATCAAAAGATTGTTAAGTGTAAACATGCAAAAATCATTATGACTGTGCTTACATAATCTCCTGGTTTCCACACAATGGACTTGGAGGAATGATTTCAATtttctcaatcaccttttgtAAAACCATGTCCACTCCTTTGTCAGCACAAAAGCACCTGCCTTTGGGATACCTGTTCTGCCCTGAAAAAGAGATGAGGTCGACTATTAGCTGCAGcacagaataataataaactaatatcaAGATACAGTTAAATAAGCTGAACATAAAAAGTTCTTACATTTGCATATTATGAAATACTCACCCTGTACTTCTGCAGCAAGCAGACATAGAAAAGAAACAATTGCAACAGTCTTCATTATGATTTCAAtgttttgatgattttatttttgtgaatgcAAAATGTCTGTAGAAGAGTGGTATGACTGAAGAAGTCTTATATTTCCATCAGAGGGTCTCAGAGGTTTTCCCTATAGTGCTGTTCTCAATATAGGTTCCTTAAACAGCAGTTTCAATTTCCTATTTTATGGAAAAGTTGTGTTGGCTATAGATATGTTGCATTGTTGTATGCAATCTAGTGTTGACATTGTTATTTCGAATAAGGAATAGTTGTTGTTTATTTCATTGCAATAGTGTGAATTCCATAGAACCGTCTTTTGAGTCCTGCACAAGAAGGATATTAATCCATCAATCATTTTGGTAGTTTATCAACCTGCCAGCATgatacagggatgcaaactactcaccttgTAGCTAAAGTGAGTTTGGCTAAAATGTTTGGTAACATTTTCACAACTTTAAATGAGTATAAGCTTTAACACTTAAACAaaactttaaatacaacaaacaaatcaactGTAAATACACCTCTGGAACACGTGCTATGATGTTCATAAATTATTAAAAGGAATGCATTTATTTATCCAACATTTATGCACATATTGTTTAAACTCTCAATATTTTGGATTAagaaatgaacaatattttgatGATGAAAACATCATCACACTATTAACTGAGCTCTTAAGTCAACTCTACTTTCATGTAGGAATAAATAAACCACAAACCAACCAACATCTCTTTAAATAGGGAAAAAAAGTTCAACAGTTCTCActtcctttttattttaaatagtataAGAAGTGTCACATTAAGAGTTTTGCAAACTCACGCTGATCCTGATCACCTGAACTAAAAGTATGTAGAGTTAGGCACCTAGATAAGGTGCTTTAGAATTTAGTGGAGATAAATTAGTAGTTAAAGTAAAGACATAATAAAGCACCAATGTTGTTCAATTGAGAGTGCTTTAATGTCCATTTGAGGGTGCTTAGCGTAGAATTTCTACTGGGTAGAAATATGATTTGTGTGCATATGACAATGTGCCTAGCAATAGATATTTACGCAATTGTTCAATGTTAAAAGTATTAGGGCTGTCGAATTAATGCGTTAATAACtcgcgattaattatataaaaaataacgcgtaaaaaaaatttacgcatttaatcgcatgcttttagtaccacctgtatactccagagggcagtaagtgaaatttcaactGTGTGAGCAAcatacagtttatacagtgaagaaaacaacacagatatgcgttactaagggttcaaatgcgaactaagggatctcaatatgtgtttaaagattgagtattaaactatatttaacttgacacagtgacctaaacatttttacgcaacacacccgagacgcgacacaagcatgtctgacgcaggtcgtatggtagggtgaccacctgtcccgcATTTTGCGGCACAGTCCCGAAACTGGAAGCTTTGTACCGCGTcctgcaagtcataagcagtgtcccgcatttcaattttgtctgtatcattttttatctttattattatttcggcataattttatttcatcgtcctttaattacaaaatcactataaaaaaagttaataagaaaacactccagtgtttgttccactccagttaTTGTAATTTAAAGTTTCTACTCCTGCATCTCTTCTTGACACCTTGGGCACCAAGcgttacagaaggactgacccaTACTATGGATATACCAGCTGTGAGAATCCTCCTCCTCGAACAAGGAGATCGTCCAGTCGAGGATAACATACATGAGTTTCTCCATCTTGCTAATTTGGTGCACTATGAGGACCACTCTCTGGTCTATTTCTTCAGAGCTGGTCTGAATAGTGCGCTGAAGGAGCGGATGCCTCCAGCGGGTCCTCACTGGACGCTGTGCAACTTTGTGGAGGTGGCACTGAAACTTAGCGGCTCacctttcactgtgggtgtggaggATGAGGACTTTGAATCTCCTCCCACAGCGGACAtccccaagccttccacggccccggtctccaagccttccacggccccggtCTCCAAGCCTTGCACGGCCCCTGCCTCCAAGCCTTGCATGGCCCCTGTCTTCAGGacttccacggcccctgtctccaggccttccacggcccctgtctccaaggtAACTCCACTCCGTTCAACAaccctaaatattttttttggggggctcaTCCTATCCTGTTTCCAGTGGTCGATTCACTGCTGCAGTCAGCCGTAGCGGCTACggcagcgagccagagcccatgcctgccacggtcagcgagccagcgcctgtagcctcgaccgacccagagccagcgcttgtagcctcgactgtccacgtaaccacgctccctgctggccgaaggagaaagagtaggaagagggcaccttctcttCTGTTTCTGCCAGTGCtctccacggctccacccccagagccttccacggctccgccctcagagccagtccctgccctgtggccgcctcccaggcctccagaaccAGTTCCTGCCctgcggccgcctcccagacctccagaaccagtccttgccctgtggccaactcacaggcctcctgaaccagtccatatcctgcggccgcctcccaggcctcctgatccattCCCAGCCCGGAAGCCGCCCCCCCAGGCCCCGATCATCCTCCTGGGATCTTTCTTCTGTGTTTCCCTACCGTCATCTGTCTTGGGGCGCCAGGAGTCGCCCATTTAAAGagggggggtaatgtcacagtctgtcttcaccacgttcaaggactcttattttgaagttctctcctgcactacgtttcccagaagtcactgccctgatcactccctcgttatccccacctgtatgtcaTTCCCTTATTAAGTTCCAAGTGtctatatataccctctagttttgtcagTAGTTGTATGTTCTTGAATTGTATTAATATGTTTGATGTtactccagtgtttgttccactccagttattgtaattaaaggatttaaagtttcTATTCCTGCATCTCCTCTTGAGTCCTTGGGCACCAAGCGTTACAGCATGTACATTTAAtcaacatattaaataatgtcacaatcagagcctagtaaagtgaaGTGTAagatttgtggagctcgcttTTCCATCTCTCAGCATGTTCTTacaaaaagcatgtggatgctccTAAgagtaagtgtgccacaccaagtaTTAACGATTGTTTTGTGAAGCAAATTTCCAAACCTGACAAGGTGCAcacaagtgaaggactttttgcttatcattctgttgtgcacggccATAGATTTGCATATTCATGActtgagaaaagtcttgcaggcaaggatggaggaatcattcataccctctgacattaaaaatcagttggatgccctggttgaagctggtgacatgcgatCGGATGATTacttttgtgcagtgagaaacttttattcagcatcggtggattaccCCCAATATTGGACCTGCTCGCTGGAGAACACAGAACACCTTGactgggccctactgagagacatcccagagtgagAAGACCTTCAAAGCAGCCttgaacacttctactccagaatccccgctCTCAGTTCGATTGACGAAACcacgctctttgatgagtgggcttgcatgaaaaacattgtcactagttgcatcactgagtggaacatgaacacagcatgtctgagagatggacagacattttcgtgagctggagagcaggACCATCAACTTtagagtcttagccaaggtcgtggagtttgttttatgcctacCTGGGACATCGAcatctgtggagcgtgtgttctcataaatgaacgcagcatggacactggataaatctcgactcagtgtaacatttatgaaggcaatgcttttcgtaTATGTTAATTTTCAACtgaactgctctgcattttacgataaactcaTGAAAGTCAAGaacacactgagaaaaattgctgccagcggAAAGTACAAGGTGAtaacagttacagatgcggatgcaccctctactccatttcatttttgctgggagggggctgtccctTTTTCCACAAGCAGTAATATGGTCaagctatttatttttaacttttgcaACTTGTTTTCTGCTATTTTGTTGTTTCTGAATTCAGCCCCCATGTGCTGCTTTGGGGTCTTGAGATAGGCCTATTGTCCCATGCCCTTTCTTAACCATCATCTCTTTCTTTCAaagtttattatgtttttgaCATTGATTTAATTGCctacatttgttttataaatatttttttttggctgcatttcatgtgttttgttgtattttttgtttgtttgctgtttatttttCCTTGTATATTTACCTTATTTACCTTAGAAATGGTGCAAAATACAAAGTAGaaatatttcttattatattaatatacaatttttttgaagaaatcaaaacaaattaaatcacaataCGTGGAAAATGTATAATGTCtcaaatgtttcaaataaataaataatttacatacaAGTATTAAGAGATGTGAAAACATCCCAGACAGTGTCTCTGATGTTTTATATCATGACCAGTTTACATAGAATACCCCAAAGATAAGTTGAACCAACTTTGAGGTACCCATCtggaatgctttttaaacaatattgaaggTGACTGATTTGAAGAATTTAAACTATGGATGTTCCGATACCATTTTTTGAAGAACGAGTCAGTACGTGTACcaatacttgtttttttttttatacttgccGATACCAAGTCCAATACTGGTTTTGTTTTCTGAACTCGCTCCCCAGCTGTCTCTCGTCTCCCCTTAATTCTTCGTCAATTTCCTTCCCACCTGATTCCGTTTTCCCCGCTGATTAgcgctctacttctttccctgctttctctgccttcattgtctgagtctcacttgagAACGCTACACGCTGTTACTATCCACAGTCAGAATTGTCGCTGTCCTGTCCCGTATTCGTTTCCGCTCCTCTGCACCCCTCTCTCCGTTAACAacctggatttgtgttctattcagttcgCCCCTCGCTGCTAGAGGTCTGGTTGTTTGTTTACCTttcgcctctcaaggagaagactttgtgttctgTTGTGATCTAATTACGAACTTTCATTAAAGACTGCtttttgttatatcgcttttgggtcctcacttaccgcACATCATTTACACTCGATTCAGaagcaaacacaaacatttttacgCAAAATCAGAGAGTCTATTTGATAATCTCATGTTATTTCTGTATCAAGCTTTGTCTTTACATGGGTACTTTTCTGTTACATCAGTGCAATGTAACTATCAAGATGACAATATTGTAAATACTATGAagtattaattttatatatacagtatttatagatTTCCAGGACATATATTATAAACTGGAATAGCTGATATAAGCATGATGCTGTAAATCTTATACTCAAGttatgtaaaaatacagtatCCGGATGTCCTTTCACTTCCTGAACACTGGGGACTTTTCCCTTTAATGGCAGAACTGAGCAcacatgtgtttgtgtctgtgagtacacccacatctctctctgtgtgtgtgtgtgtgttatggttGTTAAGGGGCATTCCAAGGAATTATATGCAGAGGAGGGACAATTTAAAGTTCAGGCATTGACTGCTCTATTCAGTGTGGGGTTCATTCCACTGGCCATCAGTTTATTTCCCCTAATTAAATCGGGTGTATTATATGAGCATGAGTAAGCATGCCATTCTTTGTACAACAAGATACAACAACAGTAGTGTATtgttgtaattctttttttaatttttgtttcagttaaattaaatatgaatcaACAAGCAATATTTGACAGACTTTGCAAAATGAGAGAATCTTAATTATAgaataaatttagttttatagtaTAGTAGTAACTGAAAGAATGATCAGTCTGAGTCCACATTCATCcttatgaaattaaatgaaattatatatgatatattttaatTGATTCATAGTAATATTTTTTAGCCTGTTTGAAAATGAAACACCTCTTTTGCATGGAAATAATTTGTATAGCTTATTTATATCAAAGACCACTTTTCCTTGTATAAGAAACGATCATATGAATAAACAAGTTACAAAATATTgtgaataaaaacaattacacaaGGTGTCCAATACTTCATCCAATGTTTCAATTAAGAACTTTCTTTACAGAACAAATCATTTACTACAGTTTAAAACCATGACATATTGTTATAGTTAGAAAATGTGTAACaaaatcaaaaaaattattttcaaaagtaCAGTTATGGTAAATGGATTTGCTAGACCACAAAATATAGTCGTCTTCATTCTTATTCTTCCTTTTTCTTCCTTAATTCTTTTGCTTTTGGTTTTGCCTCTTGAGACTGAtggcaaaacaaacacacagaattgCATTCTTAGAACATTCTGCAAACAGATATTGGTTATATGTAGACTTCAGGTGTGTATACAGTAGCTTACCCTTTGCTTCTGATTAACATCTGTCCTTGCTTCTTACTTGGATCCAGACACACCCACCCTTTTCCCTTtccttttccatttccctttccttttccttttcctttccctttttgctttacATTCAATCTAAGCACAGCAGGAACACAAATCAGGAGCAAATTTATTGAAGTATACTTTATATTATTGATGGCTTTTAACACATGAGCACAAGCACAATAATAAGCacaagaatgtatttattttacaggatttataatatattaatgaaTCATACTACAAAcattataaaaaagaaatagtAATATGTcccttaaaaacattattatttaaaaacagttGTTTAAGACTACTTACAGCAAAATCTCAGTCTGTGAGCAGGAGGCACTGGGTGGAAACAATCTGAATCTACGAATGGATCCAGGCTTTACTGATTTTAGCATTGTCCCATGGCATAAACACCGTTCTGTTGACCCCCCGACGTGCGCTAAAATTCAACAGTTATGAAATAAATGTGTGGGTTAAGATAAATAATGGATGCTgagcagaaacacacacacacacacacacacacacacacacacatacacacacgcatacacacacgcacacagattgGGGATTTTTTTTACACGCTAAGATCCTCTGATTGGTATACACATTATTGCAACACACCTATCTGTTGTCTATTTGGATTTGGTTACATAGAATAACATACAATTGTCATTTTGAAAAGTCAGTCAGAGCATTTTAGCAGTTTTAAGTGTAATTTATGGTAACAGATGGTAAAGGTTTAATAAAATGTGTAGTAGGTTGCCATTTGGTGAAATATTCATTTCAAATACGTTCATTCATTATTATGCAGCATATGGGTCCCGGAGGAAATAACATCAATCTCAACATGAGGGTCTATGAGAGTAATATTAATCTTACAATCTTTAATCGTTGATCAATGTGCGTATTGCCAATGTAGTTAAAGACAATAAATACCAACTCACCGGCACAGTTTGTAAGACTGACTCCAAACACAAGGGCACACAGCAATGTGAGAAAAACCAGATTCATTGCAAATGTATCAGATATGTCAGTACAGACAAGAGGCGATGATCTAAACTGCAGAGGAATGTCTCACCCTATGAAGTCTTTCCCTTATAAACCAGCTACTTACTTTCATTTTCTAACCTTCCAATGAACTTATCTCAGCAGCAAAACATTGGGCTAGGACACAACAGGAACTGTCCTACACATAGCTTGTTTTGACAATTGAAATTCAATATGGTATCTGCATTAACCCCTAAATGCATGGGTATTTCCCCAAACATAATTACATacttgggtctttagagacccagcaTGTATCTATCACAAATTAATCTCCAAAATGCCCATACTGTAAAAGTTTCAAggtattttcaagacaattagcaAATAACAGTATATAAATTATTctgaaacattttaatgttttattttcatatatcaaagagatgatgcaacaaatcaggacaaatctagaacaggattcattactttcaaaCTGAAATTTGAGTAACTGGCTGTTAAACATGTATTGAGATGCAAAAGCGACACTATTATATACCTATAGGGTCGCTAATGACCCTATACGATTTTGGTACATAAgcaagtataaaaaaaatatattgctgGAGCcaattttttgtgtttaattattttataatttatatgatttatttattttgagaatagTCATTTGGATTTCttaattgtttatgtatttagCTGTTCTGATTAACTTGTCGGTCAGCTGTGGAAGGAGGAAGAGGTGTGTCTGAAGAGGTCCTTTGGGTCTTAACCTACGGGCGGACATTAACCTCATGATTAGTTtgacagtcttttttttttttttaaataatcgaaGGAAACAAGTGACTCGAGCCttatattttgatcatttaaacaTGTGAGTCAGACGTAGAGCCCGGAAACCTGGCACAgcggttttaaattaaaaaaatgtacaagacatatatatatattggttacaattttccctctaacattacatatttactccactgatggttaggtttaaatttataaaatatacattcctcttcactgtattacagcctgtacagctgaaaacaactcgcttttggcccCGCCCTTGGACATTATACCCACTCACACGTGGAGCTCGCATGCCCATATGCCCAataacacttactgctttggccactgaaTGTGTAACATTGGCAGAATCAAATAGGTGGGAATCTAGGTCAGATCTAGGTTGTTTGGATATAGGACCATAAAAGAAAAGATAGAAATAAAGTGGGGAGATATCTCTTCAACATGTCTACAAAAAGAACACAAGCTATCAGTGTTGTACACATATTTAGAAATGTTTgagttacattttaaacatatattATGTATTTCCTTGACCTTGTTGGAAATACAAGAGTAAGGCAAACTGTGTTATACCTGTATTCCCTGGACTAACTTTTAAGTGATTTTTAATAAGGTGAATTAACACTTTGTCACAGTATTAAATTCATTAAAGGAAACTGGGAAGCCGTGGTATTGTATTGCTCACAAGTTTACATATTGCCAGACTTATTAAATTCTAAAAGGacactgtaaatattattttggaaCCACCTGTGTAAAAAGGCTTTTTTTTCTGACAGTAATATTAGTGTAtagcatgaaatacattttttttttttgtttttgttcaataATAATACCCACAAACAAACCCTTTGAAAACAGTATATTGCCAATACAATTTTTCTGTGTGCTAAATTAAAAATTTGCAAACTCACTGttatttttcaccattttattATCAAATCAAGGTTACTCATAAAGCCGGAGCATTGTTCTGGACCATATGCGACGCGGGTGGGTTAAGCCATTGCACACCATCTCCAGGACACGAGCGGGAACTGAGTTGGGGTGGCAAAGCTAATTTTTAGGATGGCTTCTCCCCCCCGTACCATCCTTCTGACCCTGCCCCTGCCTGTATTAAAAAATCTCCTGTGTCTTGATTTGTCAACACAATAATCATTGAATACAATGAACCAGAACACAGGTCAGGCCATATGAGGGGAAAAACAAGCCCTGCGTCTCTTTTCACATACTATCCATCAGTCAAACAAACAGAGTAGTAATGTATAGTTTTCTTTTTAATGGAATCTGATCTGTCCTCTCTTTGGGATTGTGAAAATATCACCATTCCTGCTGCATTAAAAACTGCAAGAGCAAGTCACATGATCGTTCAGGAAATAAACTGAACAATGGGATATGAAGAGGTGCAACAGGAAGAGGTTAATTTATTTCTTATCAAATAACATGACAATAACTTGCATTAAAACACAGTATGAATATGACTTTTCCAAAAGAAAAATATTGTcgatttaattttatttggaaAATTTTATATTGATCAGACTAAATGTAGTAACTCAAAACCCAACTTTGCTCATTTTCCAACAGCCTTTGAAGTTTATTTAGAATCtataaagtttttaaataaaaaagctcaAAGAACTGTGCCTCTGTTAAATTAATTTAACATATGTTTGTGATGCcctttaatttaaattgtattcagTTATTGCGTTTTCAAATTATACTTGCAAAATGTACttgattcattttttaattttgaaagttcagtaaaaataaaaacattgtataacACTTTGCTGGCGCCATATAATGCCATTTCTATCTCAGGAAAGAAGAAAGTCGACAACTTTTCAGATGATCCTTCTTACCTTACTGCTTCTGAGATTGGATCTGCCAATCCAGCACATCGGCCAGTGCTGCGTTTAaagaaacagtgagtgttttgtTCGCACGCTTGTCTCCACTAGTGCATTGGCCAGACTGAGAGAGTTTATGAGTCAGTATACCACACCAGTTTGTGGAGACATTTGGAAATTGTGTTGCTGCCATTGTGGACTGCTTTGACGTTTTTATAGAAAGACCATCAAATGTTCAGGCAAGGGCATAAACGTTTTCAAACTacaaacacagtcacacactgaAATACCTCATATGCATCACCCCACAAGGAGTAATTTCTTTCATCTCCAAAGGGTGGGGTTGGCGCACTAGTGACAGACGAATAACTGAGAACTGTTGTTTTCTAGACAAACTACTATCAGGTGACATTGTATTATCGGATCAAGGGTTTGATAAGAGAGTGTGGGTATCAC includes the following:
- the LOC127641228 gene encoding C-X-C motif chemokine 11-6-like, with product MKTVAIVSFLCLLAAEVQGQNRYPKGRCFCADKGVDMVLQKVIEKIEIIPPSPLCGNQEIIVTLKSAKRKCLNAESNFTQNLIKRALHRMP
- the cxcl20 gene encoding chemokine (C-X-C motif) ligand 20 codes for the protein MNLVFLTLLCALVFGVSLTNCAAHVGGSTERCLCHGTMLKSVKPGSIRRFRLFPPSASCSQTEILLLNVKQKGKGKGKGKGNGKGKGKGWVCLDPSKKQGQMLIRSKGLKRQNQKQKN